The nucleotide window TTTCCAGTTGCATTTCTTTTCCAGATATCTTTTCCAGGCTTCTGTGCCAGATTTCCTTTCCAGACAGGGAGAACACCATGGGTCAAGTTGTTGCCGTTCACCTCAGTGAAAGCCACACCTTCTCGAAAACCCCCCAGCCCAGCATCCAACTGCTGACCGGCCTTGGGGTGGACGGGGATGCCCACCAGGGAACCACCGTCAAGCACCGTTCCAGGGTGGCCCAGAACCCCAACCAGCCCAACCTGCGGCAGGTGCACCTGATTCATGCAGAGCTGCACGACACTTTAAATGAACAGGGTTTTCAGGTGGCAGCAGGTCAGATGGGCGAAAACATCACCACACGCGGGATTGAATTGCTGGCCCTTCCGGTGGGCACCCGCCTGCACCTTGGCGCAGAAGCCCTGGTGGAGATCACGGGGCTGCGCAACCCCTGCCAGCAGATCAACAACTTTCAGGCAGGCATGATGCAGGCCGTTCTGGACCGGGATGAAGAAGGCAACCTGATCCGCAAAGCCGGAGTGATGGGCATTGTTCTGCAAGGCGGAACGGTGCTGCCCGGAGATGAAATCCGGGTGGAGCTGCCTGAAGGGGAGCACCGGAAGTTACAACCTGTTTGAACTCCAGGCACTTCAACTGGCCTGGAGGTTCTGATGTTTCTCAATTGCTCTGGTGCACCCCCGCCTGCCTCAGGTACAACTGTGCATAAAGTCCTTGCAGGTCCAGCAGTTCCTGATGGGGACCAACTTCGGTGATTTTGCCCTGGTCCAGCACCACAATGCGGTCTGCATTGCGCACTGTGGAGAGCCGGTGCGCAACCACAAAAGTGGTGCGGTTTTTCATCAGACGTTCCAGTGCTTCCTGAATCAGGCTTTCACTTTCAGTGTCCAGGGCTGAAGTGGCCTCGTCCAGAATCAGCACCCGTGGGTTGCGGATCAGGGCACGGGCAATGGCCAGACGCTGTTTCTGACCCCCGGACAGTCTGGCTCCTTTCTCGCCCACCCGGGTTTCCAGACCTTCTGGAAGGCGCTCGATGAACTCCCAGGCGTTGGCATCCTTCAGGGCTTCCAGCAGGCGGTCCTCCTCCACCCGACCCAGCCCATACGTGACGTTGTCCCGAATGGACCCCTCAAAAAGCAGGGATTCCTGGGGCACCACGGACAGAAACTGGCGGTAGGTGCGCAAATCCAGCGCTTCCATGTCTTTTCCATCCAGCAGGATTTTTCCGCAACTGGCCCGGTTGAAACCGAT belongs to Deinococcus roseus and includes:
- a CDS encoding MOSC domain-containing protein; this encodes MGQVVAVHLSESHTFSKTPQPSIQLLTGLGVDGDAHQGTTVKHRSRVAQNPNQPNLRQVHLIHAELHDTLNEQGFQVAAGQMGENITTRGIELLALPVGTRLHLGAEALVEITGLRNPCQQINNFQAGMMQAVLDRDEEGNLIRKAGVMGIVLQGGTVLPGDEIRVELPEGEHRKLQPV